One region of Streptomyces capillispiralis genomic DNA includes:
- a CDS encoding aminoglycoside phosphotransferase family protein, with amino-acid sequence MTPDLLLPELTARAVRMAHTRTPACPCAATRTLAHRPDATVVRHADTVAKAHPPDSDPAELTLRLAAAARRPDVFLAPLGPTPALLHGRLVTFWPYGTPVDPDDPDAAPWEAAATLLARLHRTPLTGATAGLPVMRGPAKAALAVARLRAAGDTPAAVPVLRAWAALPPWARAEAPLPDATALCHGDLHLGQLVRLPDGSWRLIDVDDLGVGVPAWDLARPAAWFACGLLPAQEWARFLDAYRAAGGPAVPAGADPWAVLDVPARALTVQTAARMIGRAVGERRPLDEVEQSVVDACARMAALPPGEHHESGK; translated from the coding sequence GTGACCCCGGACCTCCTCCTGCCCGAACTCACCGCCCGCGCCGTCCGCATGGCCCACACCCGCACCCCCGCCTGCCCCTGCGCGGCCACCCGCACGCTCGCCCACCGCCCCGACGCCACCGTCGTACGCCACGCGGACACCGTCGCCAAGGCCCACCCCCCGGACTCGGACCCCGCCGAGCTGACCCTCCGCCTCGCCGCCGCCGCGCGGCGACCGGACGTCTTCCTCGCCCCGCTCGGCCCGACGCCCGCCCTCCTGCACGGCCGCCTCGTGACCTTCTGGCCGTACGGCACCCCCGTGGACCCGGACGACCCCGACGCCGCCCCCTGGGAAGCGGCCGCCACCCTGCTCGCCCGGCTGCACCGCACCCCGCTCACCGGCGCCACCGCCGGACTCCCCGTCATGCGCGGCCCGGCCAAGGCCGCCCTCGCCGTCGCCCGCCTGCGTGCCGCCGGGGACACCCCCGCCGCCGTCCCCGTACTGCGGGCCTGGGCCGCCCTGCCCCCCTGGGCGCGGGCCGAGGCGCCCCTGCCCGACGCCACCGCCCTCTGCCACGGCGATCTCCACCTGGGCCAGCTCGTACGTCTCCCCGACGGTTCCTGGCGGCTGATCGACGTGGACGACCTGGGTGTGGGCGTGCCCGCCTGGGACCTGGCGCGTCCGGCGGCCTGGTTCGCCTGCGGGCTCCTCCCGGCGCAGGAGTGGGCGCGTTTCCTCGACGCCTACCGCGCGGCGGGCGGACCGGCCGTCCCCGCCGGCGCCGACCCGTGGGCCGTACTGGACGTCCCGGCCCGTGCCCTCACCGTGCAGACCGCCGCGCGGATGATCGGCAGGGCCGTGGGGGAGCGGCGGCCCCTGGACGAGGTGGAGCAGTCCGTGGTCGACGCCTGCGCCCGCATGGCGGCCCTCCCGCCGGGGGAGCACCACGAGTCCGGGAAGTAG
- a CDS encoding zf-TFIIB domain-containing protein gives MQCPKCRAPMHTYNRNGVQIEQCSGCRGIFLDYGELESLTRLESQWAQPAPPAPPAAPQAYPAAPAPQPPAWGAAPHGGHHGNRRHKSFGHMLFSS, from the coding sequence ATGCAGTGTCCCAAGTGTCGTGCGCCGATGCACACCTACAACCGCAACGGCGTTCAGATCGAGCAGTGCAGCGGGTGCCGAGGGATCTTCCTCGACTACGGCGAGCTGGAGTCGCTGACCCGTCTGGAGTCCCAGTGGGCCCAGCCCGCCCCGCCGGCGCCGCCCGCCGCCCCGCAGGCGTACCCGGCGGCTCCGGCCCCGCAGCCTCCGGCCTGGGGCGCCGCCCCGCACGGCGGCCACCACGGTAACCGCCGGCACAAGAGCTTCGGGCACATGCTGTTCTCGTCCTGA
- a CDS encoding chorismate-binding protein codes for MPDLPPLARFGDRVATGLLDVTDDPAALDSRGFWAVCADFEGRLTCARFRDVREEPVPAPGGWRGPAVGDWTSSLDRAAYTAAVGRIRAHIAAGEVYQANLCRVLSAPVPDDADVDALTALLARGNPAPYAGTIRLPGHGVEIATASPELFLGRDGRVVESGPIKGTGRTEADLLEKDYAENVMIVDLVRNDIGRVCATGTVTVPDLCAVEKHPGLVHLVSTVRGELRAGAGWPELLAAAFPPGSVTGAPKSSALRIIEALETAPRGPYCGGIGWVDADRGTAELAVGIRTFWIDRDADGGAVLRFGTGAGITWGSDPEGEWRETELKASRLLAVASGAYEVSEGTNR; via the coding sequence GTGCCCGACCTCCCGCCTCTCGCCCGCTTCGGCGACCGCGTCGCCACCGGCCTCCTCGACGTCACCGACGACCCGGCAGCCCTGGACTCCCGGGGTTTCTGGGCCGTCTGCGCGGACTTCGAGGGCCGTTTGACCTGCGCCCGCTTCCGTGACGTACGCGAGGAGCCGGTGCCCGCGCCGGGCGGCTGGAGGGGCCCGGCGGTGGGTGACTGGACGTCGTCCCTCGACCGCGCGGCGTACACGGCTGCCGTCGGCCGCATCCGGGCGCACATAGCCGCCGGCGAGGTCTACCAGGCGAACCTCTGCCGCGTCCTGTCCGCGCCGGTGCCGGACGACGCCGACGTGGACGCCCTCACCGCCCTGCTCGCCCGGGGCAACCCGGCGCCCTATGCAGGAACGATTCGCCTCCCGGGTCACGGCGTGGAGATCGCCACCGCCTCGCCCGAACTGTTCCTCGGCCGCGACGGGCGGGTCGTGGAGTCCGGACCGATCAAGGGCACCGGACGCACCGAGGCGGACCTCCTGGAGAAGGACTACGCCGAGAACGTCATGATCGTCGACCTGGTCCGCAACGACATCGGCCGCGTCTGCGCCACCGGCACGGTCACCGTCCCCGACCTGTGCGCCGTCGAGAAGCACCCGGGCCTGGTCCACCTGGTGTCGACCGTACGGGGCGAGCTGCGGGCCGGCGCCGGGTGGCCGGAGCTGCTCGCGGCGGCCTTCCCGCCCGGCTCCGTCACCGGCGCGCCCAAGTCGAGCGCGCTGCGGATCATCGAGGCGCTGGAGACGGCGCCCCGCGGCCCGTACTGCGGCGGCATCGGCTGGGTCGACGCCGACCGCGGCACCGCCGAGCTGGCGGTGGGCATCCGCACCTTCTGGATCGACCGGGACGCGGACGGCGGCGCCGTGCTGCGCTTCGGCACCGGCGCCGGGATCACCTGGGGGTCCGACCCGGAGGGGGAGTGGCGGGAGACCGAGCTGAAGGCCTCCAGACTGCTCGCGGTAGCGTCGGGAGCGTACGAGGTGAGTGAAGGGACCAACAGGTGA
- a CDS encoding aminotransferase class IV — protein MKIWLDGGLKDIESARVSVFDHGLTVGDGIFETVKAVDGRPFALTRHLDRLTRSARGLGLPDPDLDEVRRACAAVLEANPMPLGRLRLTYTGGHGPLGSDRGEHGPTLVVALGGTTRRPDSTAVITVPWTRNERGALTGLKTTSYAENVVALARAREQGASEALFGNTVGQLCEGTGSNVFVVLDGELHTPPLASGCLAGITRALVVEWAGAKETDLPLDVLERAEEVFLTSTLRDVQAVHRVDERELPGAPGPVTAKAMRIFDERAGADLDP, from the coding sequence GTGAAGATCTGGCTCGACGGCGGGCTGAAGGACATCGAGTCCGCCCGTGTCTCCGTCTTCGACCACGGACTGACCGTGGGCGACGGCATCTTCGAGACGGTGAAGGCCGTGGACGGGCGCCCGTTCGCGCTCACCCGGCATCTCGACCGGCTGACCCGGTCGGCCCGGGGCCTCGGACTGCCCGACCCCGACCTCGACGAGGTCCGCCGCGCCTGCGCCGCCGTCCTGGAGGCCAACCCGATGCCGCTCGGCCGGCTGCGCCTCACCTACACCGGCGGCCACGGCCCGCTCGGCTCCGACCGCGGCGAGCACGGCCCGACCCTCGTGGTCGCCCTCGGCGGGACCACCCGCCGCCCCGACTCCACCGCCGTCATCACCGTCCCCTGGACGCGCAACGAACGCGGCGCGCTCACCGGCCTGAAGACCACCTCGTACGCCGAGAACGTGGTCGCCCTCGCCCGCGCCCGCGAACAGGGCGCCTCCGAGGCGCTGTTCGGCAACACCGTCGGACAGCTCTGCGAGGGCACCGGGTCGAACGTCTTCGTCGTCCTCGACGGTGAGCTGCACACCCCGCCGCTCGCCTCCGGCTGCCTCGCCGGCATCACCCGCGCCCTCGTCGTGGAATGGGCCGGCGCCAAGGAGACCGACCTGCCGCTGGACGTCCTGGAGCGGGCCGAGGAGGTCTTCCTCACCTCGACCCTGCGCGACGTACAGGCCGTGCACCGCGTCGACGAGCGCGAACTGCCCGGGGCCCCGGGCCCGGTGACCGCCAAGGCCATGCGGATCTTCGACGAGCGTGCCGGGGCCGACCTCGATCCGTGA
- a CDS encoding GNAT family N-acetyltransferase, with protein MTTTLRPAEPLQQNADGTRSRRYQVCVNSRPVGGIHLGTHPVFGDAVARIISLAIEEPDRRRGRGTVAALAAEEVARGWGCRRIEATVPAGAGSALGLATALGYVVRNRNMEKPLAAAPPALPPGSTARPMTDAEFGPWRARGTEEYVRTWVARGVPEAEARAKAATDDTELLPDGRATEGMLFTVLEHEGTAVGTLWLAMRGEGAYVFDVEADAAHRGRGHGRTLMLLAEAQSIAAGKRVLGLNVFAGNTPAERLYDSLGYDTTRYTLYKPLV; from the coding sequence ATGACCACCACCCTGCGGCCGGCCGAGCCGCTTCAGCAGAACGCCGACGGGACCCGCTCGCGCCGCTACCAGGTGTGCGTGAACAGCCGTCCCGTCGGCGGGATACACCTCGGCACCCATCCGGTCTTCGGCGACGCCGTGGCCCGGATCATCAGCCTGGCCATCGAGGAACCGGACCGCCGGCGCGGCCGGGGCACGGTGGCCGCGCTGGCCGCCGAGGAGGTGGCGCGCGGCTGGGGCTGCCGCCGCATCGAGGCGACGGTCCCCGCCGGCGCCGGGTCCGCCCTCGGCCTCGCCACGGCGCTCGGCTACGTCGTGCGCAACCGCAACATGGAGAAGCCCCTCGCCGCCGCGCCGCCCGCGCTGCCGCCGGGCAGCACCGCCCGGCCCATGACGGACGCGGAGTTCGGCCCCTGGCGGGCCAGGGGCACCGAGGAGTACGTGCGCACCTGGGTCGCGCGCGGAGTGCCGGAGGCGGAGGCGCGCGCCAAGGCGGCGACGGACGACACCGAGCTGCTGCCCGACGGCCGCGCCACCGAGGGCATGCTCTTCACCGTCCTCGAACACGAGGGGACGGCGGTCGGCACCCTGTGGCTGGCGATGCGCGGGGAGGGCGCCTACGTCTTCGACGTGGAGGCCGACGCCGCCCACCGCGGGCGCGGCCACGGACGCACGCTCATGCTGCTCGCCGAGGCCCAGTCGATCGCCGCGGGCAAGCGCGTCCTCGGCCTCAACGTGTTCGCCGGCAACACACCGGCCGAGCGCCTCTACGACTCCCTCGGCTACGACACGACGCGCTACACCCTCTACAAGCCGCTGGTGTAG
- a CDS encoding DsbA family protein, with translation MSDSSPARPAAPVLDVWCELQCPDCRSALDDLRALRARYGDRLDLRLRHFPLEKHKHSFAAAQAAEEALEQGSGWPYVEAVLARVEELDRRGEAFLVEVAAELGLDAEEFDTALIDGRHILIVDADQAEGKAIGVTGTPTYVIGGERLDGGKSQEGLRERVEEIADRLLAAGQDG, from the coding sequence ATGAGCGACTCCTCCCCCGCCCGTCCCGCCGCGCCCGTCCTCGACGTCTGGTGCGAGCTGCAGTGTCCGGACTGCCGCAGTGCCCTCGACGACCTCCGCGCCCTGCGCGCCCGCTACGGCGACCGGCTGGACCTGCGGCTGCGGCACTTCCCCCTGGAGAAGCACAAGCACTCCTTCGCCGCCGCCCAGGCCGCCGAGGAGGCGCTGGAGCAGGGGAGCGGATGGCCGTACGTCGAGGCGGTGCTGGCGCGGGTCGAGGAGCTGGACCGCCGGGGCGAGGCCTTCCTGGTCGAGGTCGCGGCCGAACTCGGTCTGGACGCGGAGGAGTTCGACACCGCCCTGATCGACGGACGGCACATCCTGATCGTGGACGCCGACCAGGCGGAGGGCAAGGCGATCGGCGTGACCGGCACCCCGACGTACGTCATCGGCGGTGAGCGGCTGGACGGGGGCAAGAGCCAGGAGGGCCTGCGCGAGCGCGTCGAGGAGATCGCCGACCGGCTGCTGGCGGCCGGGCAGGACGGCTGA
- a CDS encoding CGNR zinc finger domain-containing protein — protein MLITHDTRCALDTVVDLVNTAPEEDTAPDGLPDVAALEVFVQQHQVSEVGVLTEFDLAAVRKIRSRFSAVFAAADARAAAGLINELIAAAGTTPRLTDHDGYDWHVHYFAPGASVADHLAADCGMALAFFVVAGEQERLRRCEAPDCRHAFVDLSRNRSRRYCDSRTCGNRLHVAAYRARRKEAAG, from the coding sequence GTGCTGATCACCCACGACACCCGGTGCGCACTCGACACCGTGGTGGATCTGGTGAACACCGCACCGGAGGAGGACACGGCTCCGGACGGACTGCCGGACGTCGCGGCTCTTGAGGTGTTCGTGCAGCAGCACCAGGTCAGCGAGGTGGGGGTGCTCACGGAGTTCGACCTGGCCGCGGTCCGCAAGATCCGCTCCCGGTTCTCGGCGGTCTTCGCCGCCGCCGACGCCCGCGCCGCCGCCGGGCTGATCAACGAGCTGATCGCGGCCGCGGGGACCACTCCCCGGCTCACCGACCACGACGGCTACGACTGGCATGTGCACTACTTCGCGCCCGGCGCCTCCGTGGCCGACCACCTGGCCGCCGACTGCGGGATGGCGCTGGCGTTCTTCGTGGTCGCCGGGGAGCAGGAGCGGCTGCGGCGCTGCGAGGCCCCGGACTGCCGGCACGCCTTCGTCGATCTCTCCCGCAACCGCTCGCGCCGGTACTGCGACAGCCGTACCTGCGGCAACCGCCTGCATGTCGCCGCCTACCGGGCGCGGCGCAAGGAGGCGGCGGGCTGA